Proteins co-encoded in one Inquilinus sp. Marseille-Q2685 genomic window:
- a CDS encoding glyoxylate/hydroxypyruvate reductase A, with amino-acid sequence MPVAVFASATDDPAQWLPALRAAMPALEVRVWPGIGDPAEIDYAIVWKPPAGMLAGLPNLKVIYSLGAGIDAMLRDPTLPADVPLVRMVDLSLTEGMVEFVAEQVLTIHRQARTYRAQQAAGVWLQHDQRLARDVTVGILGLGTLGGAAARALKALNFRVAGWSRTPKAVEGVEGFAGAAQLDAFLARSEILVCLLPLTAETEDILDRKLFAALPRGAWVINAGRGHHLVDADLIAALDSGHLAGAVLDVFRTEPLPPDHPFWTHPKVVLTPHVAANNNAKYATLRLAEQIARFERGEQMEDVVDRSRGY; translated from the coding sequence ATGCCCGTCGCCGTCTTCGCCTCGGCCACCGACGATCCCGCCCAGTGGCTGCCGGCGCTGCGCGCGGCGATGCCGGCGCTGGAGGTCCGGGTCTGGCCCGGGATCGGCGATCCGGCCGAGATCGACTACGCGATCGTCTGGAAGCCGCCGGCCGGCATGCTGGCGGGGCTGCCGAACCTCAAGGTGATCTACTCGCTCGGCGCCGGCATCGACGCCATGCTGCGCGACCCGACCCTGCCGGCCGACGTGCCGCTGGTGCGCATGGTCGATCTCAGCCTGACCGAAGGCATGGTCGAGTTCGTGGCCGAGCAGGTGCTGACGATCCACCGCCAGGCCCGGACCTACCGCGCCCAGCAGGCGGCCGGGGTGTGGCTGCAGCACGATCAGCGGCTGGCCCGCGACGTCACCGTCGGCATCCTCGGCCTCGGCACGCTGGGCGGCGCCGCGGCCCGGGCGCTGAAGGCGCTGAACTTCCGCGTCGCGGGCTGGAGCCGCACGCCCAAGGCGGTCGAGGGGGTGGAGGGCTTCGCCGGCGCGGCGCAGCTCGACGCCTTCCTGGCCCGGTCCGAGATCCTGGTCTGCCTGCTGCCGCTGACGGCGGAGACCGAGGACATCCTCGACCGGAAACTGTTCGCGGCCCTGCCGCGCGGCGCCTGGGTGATCAATGCCGGGCGCGGCCATCACCTGGTCGACGCCGATCTGATCGCGGCGCTCGATTCCGGCCACCTCGCCGGCGCGGTGCTGGACGTGTTCCGGACCGAGCCGCTGCCGCCGGACCACCCGTTCTGGACCCATCCGAAGGTGGTGCTGACCCCGCACGTCGCCGCCAACAACAACGCCAAATACGCGACGCTGCGCCTGGCCGAGCAGATCGCCCGATTCGAACGCGGCGAGCAGATGGAGGATGTGGTCGACCGGTCGCGGGGGTACTGA
- a CDS encoding LysR family transcriptional regulator: MDLNLLVALDALLAEGSVAGAARRMNLSAPAMSRTLARIRDAVGDPVLVRAGRRLVPTPRAIELRDRVRAVVEDAQALLRPEGATDPSTLERTFTIRASDYAAGVFSAGLAAAAARQAPGVTLRFTDQGREDVKDLREGRIDLDIGVLGSETGPEIRVQTLLQDRFVGVVREGHPLLRGAMTAERFAAAPHISASRRGRSRGLIDDALERQGLSRRVTLVMPSFYAALFTAASSDIVAALPLAVVARAAALGLAVRSFELPVTVPTVTVVQSWHPRFDKDAGHRWLRQLIKATIGETAERR, translated from the coding sequence ATGGATCTGAACCTGCTGGTGGCGCTCGACGCGCTGCTGGCCGAAGGCAGCGTCGCCGGCGCCGCCCGCCGCATGAATCTGAGCGCGCCGGCGATGAGCCGGACGCTGGCCCGCATCCGCGACGCCGTCGGCGACCCGGTGCTGGTGCGCGCCGGCCGCCGGCTGGTGCCGACGCCGCGGGCGATCGAGCTGCGGGACCGCGTCCGCGCGGTGGTGGAGGATGCGCAGGCGCTGCTGCGGCCGGAGGGCGCCACCGACCCCTCGACGCTGGAGCGCACCTTCACCATCCGGGCCAGCGACTACGCCGCCGGTGTGTTCTCGGCCGGGCTGGCCGCGGCGGCGGCACGGCAGGCGCCGGGGGTCACCCTGCGCTTCACCGACCAGGGCCGGGAGGACGTCAAAGATCTGCGCGAGGGTCGCATCGACCTCGATATCGGCGTGCTGGGCAGCGAGACCGGCCCCGAGATCCGCGTCCAGACCCTGCTGCAGGACCGCTTCGTCGGGGTGGTGCGGGAGGGCCATCCGCTGCTGCGGGGCGCCATGACGGCCGAGCGCTTCGCCGCCGCGCCCCATATCAGCGCGTCCCGGCGCGGCCGCAGCCGCGGCCTGATCGACGATGCGCTGGAGCGGCAGGGCCTATCGCGCCGGGTGACGCTGGTGATGCCCAGCTTCTACGCCGCGCTGTTCACCGCCGCCTCTTCGGACATCGTCGCCGCGCTGCCGCTTGCCGTCGTCGCGCGCGCGGCGGCGCTGGGGTTGGCGGTGCGGTCCTTCGAGCTGCCGGTGACGGTGCCGACGGTCACCGTCGTCCAGTCCTGGCATCCGCGCTTCGACAAGGATGCCGGCCACCGCTGGCTACGCCAGCTGATCAAAGCGACGATCGGGGAGACGGCGGAGCGGCGGTGA
- a CDS encoding Nramp family divalent metal transporter: protein MMRSDIAAQEIAQQGSAAGSGWRTAPAAPSLPEVHRTIAVPKGVGWLRKLFAFVGPGYLVAVGYMDPGNWATDLAGGSAFGYTLLSVILLSNVMAILLQALAAKLGIVTGRDLAQACRDHYSRPIAMALWLLCEVAIVACDLAEVIGTAIALQLLFGIPLLWGVVLTALDVMVVLYLQNRGFRHLEAFIVGLMLIIAGCFLVELILAQPAIAEIARGFLPSPQIVTNPEMLYIAIGIIGATVMPHNLYLHSSIVQTRAYDRGETGKREAIRYATIDSTVALMFALFINAAILILAAAAFHTTGRTEVAEIQDAYQLLAPVLGVGIASTLFAVALLASGQNSTLTATLAGQIVMEGFLSIRLKPWLRRLITRGIAIVPTVIVTAMYGESGTAQLLVLSQVVLSLQLPFAVVPLVAFTSDRAKMGRFANPAWLKWTAWAVSAVIIVLNVKLLFDWVTGV, encoded by the coding sequence ATGATGAGAAGCGACATCGCCGCCCAGGAGATCGCCCAGCAGGGCAGCGCCGCCGGGTCCGGCTGGCGCACCGCGCCGGCCGCCCCGAGCCTGCCCGAGGTGCACCGGACCATCGCCGTGCCGAAGGGCGTGGGCTGGCTGCGCAAGCTATTCGCCTTCGTCGGCCCCGGCTATCTCGTGGCCGTCGGCTACATGGATCCGGGCAACTGGGCGACCGACCTGGCCGGCGGCTCGGCCTTCGGCTATACGCTGCTCTCCGTCATCCTGCTGTCGAACGTGATGGCGATCCTGCTGCAGGCGCTGGCCGCCAAGCTGGGCATCGTCACCGGGCGCGACCTGGCCCAGGCCTGCCGCGACCACTATTCGCGCCCGATCGCCATGGCCCTGTGGCTGCTGTGCGAGGTCGCGATCGTCGCCTGCGACCTGGCCGAGGTGATCGGCACCGCGATCGCGCTGCAGTTGCTGTTCGGCATCCCGCTCTTGTGGGGCGTGGTGCTGACCGCGCTCGACGTCATGGTGGTGCTGTACCTGCAGAATCGCGGCTTCCGGCATCTCGAGGCCTTCATCGTCGGCCTGATGCTGATCATCGCCGGCTGCTTCCTGGTCGAGCTGATCCTGGCCCAGCCGGCGATCGCCGAGATCGCCCGCGGCTTCCTGCCCTCGCCCCAGATCGTCACCAACCCGGAGATGCTGTACATCGCCATCGGCATCATCGGGGCGACGGTGATGCCGCATAACCTGTACCTGCACTCCTCGATCGTGCAGACCCGGGCCTATGACCGGGGCGAGACCGGAAAGCGCGAGGCGATCCGCTACGCCACCATCGATTCGACCGTGGCCTTGATGTTCGCCCTGTTCATCAACGCCGCGATCCTGATCCTGGCCGCCGCCGCCTTCCACACCACCGGCCGGACCGAGGTGGCCGAGATCCAGGACGCCTATCAACTGCTGGCGCCGGTGCTGGGCGTCGGCATCGCCAGCACGCTGTTCGCCGTGGCGCTGCTCGCCTCCGGCCAGAACTCGACCCTCACGGCCACCCTGGCCGGGCAGATCGTGATGGAGGGCTTCCTGTCGATCCGGCTGAAGCCCTGGCTGCGGCGGCTGATCACCCGCGGCATCGCCATCGTGCCGACGGTGATCGTGACCGCGATGTACGGCGAGAGCGGCACCGCCCAGCTGCTGGTGCTGAGCCAGGTGGTGCTGAGCCTGCAGCTGCCCTTCGCCGTGGTGCCGCTGGTCGCCTTCACCAGCGACCGGGCCAAGATGGGCCGCTTCGCCAACCCGGCCTGGCTGAAATGGACGGCCTGGGCGGTCTCGGCGGTGATCATCGTGCTCAACGTCAAGCTGCTGTTCGACTGGGTCACCGGGGTGTAG
- a CDS encoding MarR family winged helix-turn-helix transcriptional regulator yields the protein MTVALTSHQALELWRHALTAAVRREAPDLSSRQIALLLTIYLTPAPHTVRGLSSTLHISKPAVTRALDRLGELGLTRRTVDPADRRNVLIERTEAGQAYLDGFADLVRQAASMIGAAA from the coding sequence ATGACCGTCGCCCTGACCTCGCACCAGGCGCTGGAGCTGTGGCGCCACGCCCTGACCGCGGCGGTCCGGCGCGAGGCGCCGGACCTGTCGTCGCGGCAGATCGCGCTCCTGCTCACCATCTACCTGACCCCGGCGCCGCACACGGTGCGCGGCCTGTCCTCGACCCTGCACATCTCCAAGCCGGCGGTGACCCGCGCGCTCGACCGGCTGGGCGAGCTGGGCCTGACCCGCCGCACCGTCGACCCGGCCGACCGGCGCAACGTGCTGATCGAGCGGACCGAGGCCGGCCAGGCCTATCTCGACGGCTTCGCCGACCTGGTGCGCCAGGCCGCCAGCATGATCGGCGCCGCGGCGTGA
- a CDS encoding M17 family metallopeptidase — MLPQLVDAAEGETVSLIPLSKAALDGWRAAATPAQRAWAEANGFAAESGRTLALPGEGGRVDAILVGIDSAADAWAFAGLPTSLPAGTYSLDDSAEPATATAAAFGWALGGYHYGRYKGPERASAKLVWPKAADRAAVERAASAPTLVRDLVNTPANDLGPAELAAAAEALAKEFGARFSVTVGDELLTRNYPLIHAVGRASSRAPRLIDITWGDPSAPKVTLVGKGVVFDSGGLDLKDSGNMLLMKKDMGGAAHALGVARMVMMAQLPVRLRVLVPAVENAVSGDAFRPMDVYRSRKGLTVEIGNTDAEGRLVLCDALEEASSEKPEIIVDFATLTGAARVALGTDVPAMFSNDDATADALAAVSRRVEDPLWRLPLWQPYNRLLRSGIADINNAPDTRFGGAITAALFLERFVAPGVPWVHIDLYAWNGADRPGRPKGGEAMTMRAVYALLEERFGGRR, encoded by the coding sequence GTGCTGCCTCAACTGGTCGATGCCGCCGAGGGAGAGACCGTCTCTCTGATCCCGCTCAGCAAGGCCGCGTTGGACGGCTGGCGCGCCGCCGCGACGCCGGCGCAGCGGGCCTGGGCCGAGGCCAACGGCTTCGCCGCGGAATCGGGCCGCACCCTGGCGCTGCCGGGCGAAGGCGGGCGGGTCGACGCGATCCTGGTTGGCATCGACTCCGCGGCCGATGCCTGGGCTTTCGCCGGGCTGCCGACGTCCCTGCCGGCAGGCACCTATTCGCTGGATGATTCGGCCGAGCCGGCGACCGCCACCGCCGCCGCCTTCGGCTGGGCGCTCGGCGGCTATCACTACGGCCGCTACAAGGGGCCGGAGCGGGCCTCGGCCAAGCTGGTCTGGCCGAAGGCGGCCGACCGCGCCGCGGTCGAGCGCGCGGCCAGCGCCCCCACGCTGGTGCGCGACTTGGTCAACACCCCGGCCAACGACCTCGGCCCGGCCGAGCTGGCCGCCGCGGCCGAGGCGCTGGCCAAGGAGTTCGGCGCCCGCTTCAGCGTCACCGTCGGCGACGAGCTGCTGACCCGCAACTACCCGCTGATCCACGCCGTCGGCCGCGCCTCCAGCCGGGCGCCGCGGCTGATCGACATCACCTGGGGTGATCCGTCGGCGCCGAAGGTGACGCTGGTCGGCAAGGGCGTCGTCTTCGATTCGGGCGGCCTCGACCTCAAGGATTCCGGCAACATGCTGCTGATGAAGAAGGACATGGGCGGCGCCGCCCATGCCCTCGGCGTCGCCCGCATGGTGATGATGGCGCAGCTGCCGGTGCGGCTGCGCGTGCTGGTGCCGGCGGTCGAGAACGCGGTGTCCGGCGACGCCTTCCGGCCGATGGACGTGTACCGCAGCCGCAAGGGGCTGACGGTCGAGATCGGCAACACCGACGCCGAGGGGCGGCTGGTGCTGTGCGACGCGCTGGAGGAGGCGTCGTCGGAGAAGCCCGAGATCATCGTCGATTTCGCCACCCTGACCGGCGCCGCCCGGGTCGCCCTCGGCACCGACGTGCCGGCGATGTTCTCGAACGACGACGCCACCGCCGACGCGCTGGCCGCGGTGTCGCGCCGGGTCGAGGACCCGCTGTGGCGCCTGCCGCTGTGGCAGCCCTACAACCGGCTGCTGAGATCCGGCATCGCCGACATCAACAACGCGCCCGACACGCGCTTCGGCGGGGCCATCACCGCGGCCCTGTTCCTCGAGCGCTTCGTGGCGCCGGGCGTGCCCTGGGTGCATATCGACCTCTATGCCTGGAACGGCGCCGACCGCCCGGGCCGGCCGAAGGGCGGCGAGGCGATGACGATGCGGGCCGTCTACGCCCTGCTGGAGGAGCGGTTTGGAGGCCGGCGCTGA
- a CDS encoding NlpC/P60 family protein, with the protein MTTSPDIDRNLVPWRPDLASESLRGVHAAERYAAGTLHQAVRGIVPMRSAPDASRGQATEMLHGETITVYEVKDGWAWGQLTADGYVGYVEAAALSDRVAAPTHRIRAFRAFLYPDPDFKRPPVRALSFRSPVEVVETAKGYARIREAGEPGGWVPEVALGPLDAAEPDVVATAQRFLGVPYLWGGRSSLGIDCSGLVQLACAAAGHAIERDTYRQARTAGTLVGTGEGAGLRRGDLVYFPGHVGLMADGETLIHANVRAACVSLDPVREVAARVEADEGRGITAVRRFG; encoded by the coding sequence GTGACCACCTCGCCCGATATCGACCGCAACCTGGTGCCCTGGCGGCCGGACCTCGCGTCCGAGAGCCTGCGCGGCGTCCATGCGGCGGAACGCTACGCCGCCGGCACGCTGCACCAGGCGGTCCGCGGCATCGTGCCGATGCGTTCGGCCCCCGACGCGTCGCGCGGCCAGGCGACCGAGATGCTGCATGGCGAGACCATCACGGTCTACGAGGTGAAGGACGGCTGGGCCTGGGGCCAGCTCACCGCCGACGGCTATGTCGGCTATGTCGAGGCGGCGGCACTGTCCGACCGGGTCGCCGCGCCGACCCACCGGATCCGGGCCTTCCGCGCCTTCCTCTATCCGGATCCCGACTTCAAGCGCCCGCCGGTCCGCGCGCTGAGCTTCCGCAGCCCGGTCGAGGTGGTGGAGACGGCGAAGGGCTATGCCCGGATCCGCGAGGCCGGCGAGCCCGGCGGCTGGGTGCCGGAGGTGGCGCTGGGGCCGCTCGACGCCGCCGAGCCCGATGTGGTGGCGACGGCGCAGCGCTTCCTCGGCGTGCCCTATCTGTGGGGCGGCCGCTCCAGCCTCGGCATCGACTGCTCCGGCCTGGTCCAACTGGCCTGCGCCGCGGCCGGCCACGCCATCGAGCGCGACACCTACCGTCAGGCGCGGACCGCGGGGACGCTCGTGGGCACGGGTGAGGGCGCCGGGCTGCGGCGCGGCGACCTGGTCTATTTCCCCGGCCATGTCGGGCTGATGGCCGACGGCGAGACCCTGATCCACGCCAATGTCCGGGCGGCCTGCGTCTCGCTCGACCCGGTGCGCGAGGTAGCCGCCCGTGTCGAAGCGGACGAGGGCAGGGGCATCACAGCGGTGCGGCGGTTCGGGTAG
- a CDS encoding MFS transporter, producing the protein MSSTASSDAAAAPSGAARQLLPFALIVFLGYGMVGLPLAVLPVHVHETLGQGPLAVALAVALQPAVTLLTRPWAGGLCDRLGGKAAVLAGVAGAALSGLLYAGASLPADPRLGLALLLLGRAAAGLGEGLLMVGGLAWSIAAVGGPRAGRAMVWIGIAMYGAIAAGGPAGLALRGWGGFGAVAGAIVVAALLAGLVAMPLLAVRGAGGARLPFLRVLGMILWQGAGLALASVGFGAISSFIALDFQAEGWGGAGFALSAFGGAYILARLLFGHFPDRFGGAWVAAGSLAVQVLGLLLLWAAAVPQVALAGAFLTGAGFSLVFPSFGVEAVKRVPAASRGAALGAYVAFFDIGLAATGPVIGLVVTRFGYSAAFAAGALCAALALLSTLRRATS; encoded by the coding sequence ATGTCCTCCACCGCATCCTCCGACGCGGCCGCGGCCCCGTCCGGCGCGGCCCGGCAGCTGCTGCCCTTCGCCCTGATCGTCTTCCTCGGCTACGGCATGGTCGGCCTGCCGCTGGCGGTGCTGCCGGTCCATGTCCACGAGACCCTGGGCCAGGGCCCGCTGGCCGTGGCCCTGGCCGTGGCGCTGCAGCCGGCGGTCACGCTGCTGACGCGGCCCTGGGCCGGCGGGCTGTGCGACCGGCTCGGCGGCAAGGCCGCGGTGCTGGCCGGCGTGGCCGGCGCCGCCCTGTCCGGCCTGCTCTACGCCGGTGCTTCGCTGCCGGCCGACCCCCGGCTCGGTCTCGCCCTGCTGCTGCTCGGCCGGGCCGCGGCCGGGCTGGGCGAGGGGCTTCTGATGGTCGGCGGGCTGGCCTGGAGCATCGCCGCGGTCGGCGGGCCGCGGGCCGGCAGGGCCATGGTCTGGATCGGCATCGCCATGTACGGCGCCATCGCCGCGGGCGGCCCGGCCGGACTGGCGCTGCGCGGCTGGGGCGGCTTCGGCGCGGTGGCCGGCGCCATCGTCGTCGCGGCGCTGCTGGCCGGGCTGGTCGCGATGCCGCTGCTGGCGGTGCGCGGGGCGGGCGGGGCGCGACTGCCCTTCCTGCGGGTGCTGGGCATGATCCTGTGGCAAGGGGCCGGGCTGGCTCTCGCCTCGGTCGGGTTCGGCGCGATCTCATCCTTCATCGCCCTCGACTTCCAGGCGGAGGGATGGGGCGGCGCCGGCTTCGCCCTCAGCGCCTTCGGCGGGGCCTATATCCTGGCGCGGCTGCTGTTCGGGCACTTCCCCGACCGCTTCGGCGGCGCCTGGGTGGCCGCGGGGTCGCTGGCCGTGCAGGTGCTCGGCCTGCTGCTGCTGTGGGCGGCGGCGGTGCCGCAGGTGGCGCTGGCCGGCGCCTTCCTGACCGGGGCCGGCTTCTCGCTGGTCTTCCCCTCCTTTGGGGTGGAGGCGGTGAAGCGCGTGCCGGCCGCCAGCCGCGGCGCCGCACTCGGGGCCTATGTCGCTTTCTTCGACATCGGCCTGGCCGCGACCGGACCGGTGATCGGGCTGGTGGTGACGCGGTTCGGCTATTCCGCCGCCTTCGCCGCCGGCGCGCTCTGCGCCGCGCTGGCCCTGCTGTCGACGCTGCGCCGGGCGACGTCGTGA
- the mntR gene encoding manganese-binding transcriptional regulator MntR: MTEQDRPTDTGLQAAGFSRVRQARQTETAEDYVEMIAELIDSQGEARIVELAERFGVAHATVNKTIARLQREGLVSARPYRSIFLTDAGREMADSCRRRHRIVVEFLKSIGVSDEAAEIDAEGIEHHVSAETLAAFERLVVLKS; encoded by the coding sequence ATGACGGAACAGGACCGCCCGACCGACACCGGGCTCCAGGCCGCGGGGTTCAGCCGGGTGCGCCAGGCCCGGCAGACCGAGACGGCGGAAGACTATGTCGAGATGATCGCCGAGCTGATCGACAGCCAGGGCGAGGCGCGGATCGTCGAACTGGCGGAGCGGTTCGGCGTGGCCCATGCCACGGTGAACAAGACCATCGCCCGGCTGCAGCGCGAAGGGCTGGTCAGCGCCCGGCCGTACCGCTCGATCTTCCTGACCGACGCCGGCCGCGAGATGGCCGATTCCTGCCGCCGGCGCCACCGCATCGTGGTCGAGTTCCTGAAATCGATCGGGGTCAGCGACGAGGCGGCGGAGATCGACGCCGAGGGCATCGAGCACCATGTCAGCGCCGAGACCCTGGCCGCCTTCGAGCGCCTGGTGGTGCTGAAGAGCTGA
- the cysE gene encoding serine O-acetyltransferase, giving the protein MPDTALARKAEAAIAFDRNAEVFALMRDSAAVLARQEPILAPVVERIVLGAADFSDALARLLATKLECDTACHDRLLALATEAMRADPAIAGHAVLDLDAIKDRDPAARNHLTPFLFFKGFHALQWYRVGHWLLGQGRHALASFLQSRVSESMGVDIHPAARIGWGLLIDHGTGVVIGETAVVGNDVSILHGVTLGGTGKESGDRHPKVRDGVLIGAGAKILGNIEIGEGAKIGAGSVVLAPVPPHRTAVGVPARIVGSCTEPLPALTMDHSIPVPPGIDFVI; this is encoded by the coding sequence ATGCCCGACACCGCCCTGGCGCGGAAGGCCGAAGCCGCGATCGCGTTCGACAGGAACGCCGAGGTGTTCGCGCTGATGCGCGACTCCGCCGCTGTCCTGGCGCGGCAGGAGCCGATCCTGGCCCCGGTCGTCGAACGCATCGTGCTCGGCGCCGCCGATTTCAGCGATGCGCTCGCCCGCCTGCTGGCCACCAAGCTGGAATGCGACACCGCCTGCCATGACCGGCTGCTGGCGCTGGCGACCGAGGCGATGCGCGCCGACCCGGCGATCGCCGGCCATGCGGTGCTGGACCTCGACGCGATCAAGGACCGTGACCCGGCGGCGCGCAACCACCTGACGCCGTTCCTGTTCTTCAAGGGCTTCCACGCGCTGCAATGGTACCGGGTGGGCCACTGGCTGCTCGGCCAGGGCCGCCACGCCCTCGCCAGCTTCCTGCAGAGCCGGGTGTCGGAGAGCATGGGGGTCGACATCCATCCCGCCGCCCGGATCGGCTGGGGGCTGCTGATCGACCACGGCACCGGCGTCGTCATCGGCGAGACCGCGGTGGTCGGCAACGACGTCTCGATCCTGCACGGCGTCACCCTCGGCGGCACCGGCAAGGAAAGCGGCGACCGCCACCCGAAGGTGCGCGACGGCGTGCTGATCGGCGCCGGCGCCAAGATCCTCGGCAATATCGAGATCGGCGAGGGCGCCAAGATCGGCGCCGGCAGCGTGGTGTTGGCCCCGGTGCCGCCGCACCGGACGGCGGTGGGCGTCCCCGCCCGCATCGTCGGCTCGTGTACGGAGCCGCTGCCCGCCCTGACCATGGATCACTCGATCCCGGTACCGCCCGGCATCGACTTCGTGATCTGA
- a CDS encoding calcium-binding protein produces the protein MPTQIYAGNTIGTGLVANLGTEDDVFVSSGATLGSTDGTAIYGVGSDHTATILGTVFGHRIGIQLGGSIDDTSNRITIAEDAYVGGGDSAIVLSGRFGRLTNEGTVAGDLAGIYIGGSLNDGEPTALTSAIENTGRIEANDWGIVRIDDSEMTITVNNSGVISARIYAYLGDRGDGIDQITNTGTIEGDIRLGAGDDLFDSHLGRFRGYVSGDDGNDRILCSAGDNILDGGMGADFMQGGAGNDGYVVDDVRDTVDESVAGSGGTDTVSAYISFSLVASARLLGTIENLQLGPGNINGTGNALANTITGYTGNNVLDGGAGADTMIGYVGNDTYVVDNAGDVVDESLTGSNGVDMVRSTIGFSLASTTAVRGAVENLALLGSANLSGTGNSLGNLLAGNGGANTLSGLAGNDILRGEAGADTLIGGAGIDTASYYTASAGVAVNLASGTGGDAQGDTLSDIENLAGSRFNDSLIGNTNANALHGGDGNDVLVGAGGADAMTGGAGADRFVYGSAAQSLTGAGADRIADFSHAQSDRIDLSAIDANTAAAGNQAFGFIGTAAYTGVAGQLRYAVGGGVTTIAGDLDGDRASDFAITLTGAVSLVAGDFVL, from the coding sequence ATGCCGACGCAGATTTATGCGGGAAATACGATCGGTACCGGCTTGGTCGCCAATCTCGGCACCGAGGACGATGTCTTCGTCTCCAGCGGCGCGACTTTGGGGTCGACCGACGGGACAGCGATCTACGGGGTCGGCAGCGATCATACGGCGACCATTCTGGGCACGGTCTTCGGCCATCGGATCGGGATCCAGCTGGGCGGCTCCATCGACGACACGAGCAACCGGATCACGATCGCCGAGGACGCCTATGTCGGAGGAGGCGACAGCGCCATCGTGCTCTCAGGCCGGTTCGGCCGGTTGACGAACGAGGGCACGGTCGCCGGCGATCTGGCCGGCATCTATATCGGCGGTTCACTCAATGACGGCGAACCCACCGCGCTGACCTCAGCGATCGAGAACACGGGGCGAATCGAGGCGAACGACTGGGGCATCGTGCGGATAGATGATTCCGAGATGACGATCACCGTGAACAACAGCGGCGTGATCTCCGCCCGCATTTATGCCTATCTCGGAGATAGGGGAGACGGTATCGACCAGATCACCAACACCGGGACGATAGAGGGCGATATCAGGCTCGGAGCCGGAGACGATCTGTTCGACAGCCATCTGGGCCGGTTCCGCGGCTATGTGTCCGGTGACGACGGCAACGACCGGATCCTGTGCTCGGCCGGCGACAACATCCTCGATGGCGGCATGGGCGCCGATTTCATGCAGGGCGGGGCCGGCAACGACGGCTATGTCGTCGACGACGTGCGGGACACCGTGGACGAAAGCGTCGCCGGGTCGGGCGGCACCGACACGGTCTCGGCCTATATCAGCTTCAGCCTGGTCGCTTCCGCCCGCCTGCTGGGCACGATCGAGAACCTGCAGCTCGGCCCGGGGAACATCAACGGCACCGGCAATGCGCTGGCGAACACGATCACCGGCTATACCGGAAACAATGTGCTCGACGGCGGCGCCGGCGCGGACACCATGATCGGCTATGTCGGCAACGACACCTATGTCGTCGACAATGCCGGGGACGTGGTCGACGAGAGTCTCACCGGCTCGAACGGCGTCGACATGGTGCGCTCGACGATCGGCTTCAGCCTGGCCAGCACGACGGCCGTGCGCGGCGCCGTGGAGAACCTGGCGCTGCTCGGCAGCGCCAATCTCAGCGGCACGGGCAACAGCCTCGGCAACCTGCTGGCGGGCAACGGCGGCGCCAACACGCTGAGCGGCCTGGCCGGCAACGACATCCTCCGGGGCGAGGCCGGCGCCGACACGCTGATCGGCGGTGCCGGCATCGACACGGCGAGCTACTACACCGCGTCGGCCGGTGTCGCGGTCAATCTCGCCTCCGGCACCGGCGGCGACGCCCAGGGCGACACCCTGAGCGATATCGAGAATCTCGCGGGCAGCCGGTTCAACGACAGCCTGATCGGCAACACCAACGCCAACGCGCTGCACGGCGGAGACGGCAACGACGTGCTGGTCGGGGCGGGAGGGGCCGATGCGATGACCGGCGGCGCCGGTGCGGACCGTTTCGTCTACGGTTCCGCGGCCCAGAGCCTGACGGGCGCCGGCGCCGACCGGATCGCCGATTTCAGCCACGCCCAGAGCGACCGCATCGACCTGTCGGCGATCGACGCGAACACGGCGGCCGCCGGAAACCAGGCCTTCGGATTCATCGGCACCGCCGCCTACACCGGCGTCGCGGGCCAGCTCCGCTACGCCGTGGGCGGCGGCGTCACCACGATTGCCGGCGACCTCGACGGCGACCGGGCCTCCGACTTCGCCATCACACTCACCGGGGCGGTCAGCCTCGTGGCCGGCGACTTCGTGCTCTAG